The following are from one region of the Nostoc cf. commune SO-36 genome:
- a CDS encoding dipeptide ABC transporter ATP-binding protein yields the protein MSEALFCIENLRVAYPARSGEEATWAVDDVSFTLQPGERMGLVGESGCGKSTIGRAVMRLLPASSRIEGRVTFQGQSVFDLMPNQLRKFRGEAIALIFQDPMTRLDPLMTIGKHCIETLQAHSPELSTREAKEKALATLAKVNIPVSRWNQYPHEFSGGMRQRVAIALALLLNPKLIVADEPTTSLDVTVSAQILTELTRLCGEENMGLLLISHDLAMVAEYCDRIGVMYNGKMVEMGATETVFRQPQHEYTRSLLKAALHIQAVNDSGELIIANDGEKQLPIINQQSPILSVTELNQHYTIEPNFIERLFNTQAQTIKAVDGINLDIYPGEILGLVGESGCGKSTLSRTILQLIRPTSGKVEFLGQDLTKLSRQEIRSSRRQIQMVFQDPHACLNPAMTVGQSIADPLFIHNLANPAKAKEQVLWMLNKVGLTPPEVYYERYPSDLSGGQQQRVAIARALITHPKLLICDEPVSMLDSSVQSQVLDLMLQLKEEFKLTYLFITHDLWLARFLCDRIAVMNGGKIVELGLTKKIFANPQHPYTKTLLAAAPLLARA from the coding sequence ATGAGTGAAGCCTTATTCTGTATCGAAAATTTGCGAGTTGCCTATCCTGCGCGGAGTGGAGAAGAAGCAACCTGGGCGGTTGATGATGTATCTTTTACCTTGCAACCAGGTGAAAGAATGGGATTGGTAGGAGAGTCGGGTTGTGGTAAGTCAACTATAGGACGGGCAGTAATGCGTTTACTACCAGCCTCTAGTCGGATTGAGGGACGGGTGACATTTCAAGGACAGTCGGTGTTTGACTTAATGCCTAACCAGTTGCGGAAATTTCGGGGAGAGGCGATCGCCTTAATTTTTCAAGATCCCATGACACGCCTCGATCCGTTGATGACTATTGGTAAGCATTGTATCGAAACCCTCCAGGCGCACTCACCAGAATTATCAACGCGGGAAGCTAAAGAAAAAGCACTTGCTACCTTGGCAAAGGTGAATATTCCCGTTAGTCGTTGGAATCAGTATCCTCATGAGTTTAGCGGTGGAATGCGCCAACGGGTAGCGATCGCCTTAGCTTTACTCCTTAATCCCAAGTTGATTGTTGCCGATGAACCCACTACCAGTTTAGATGTCACCGTTTCCGCGCAGATATTGACAGAATTAACTCGCCTGTGCGGTGAAGAAAACATGGGATTGTTGCTGATTTCTCACGATTTAGCAATGGTGGCTGAGTATTGCGATCGCATTGGCGTGATGTACAACGGCAAGATGGTCGAAATGGGTGCTACAGAAACCGTATTTAGGCAACCTCAACATGAATACACGCGATCGCTCCTAAAAGCAGCTTTACATATTCAAGCGGTAAATGATAGTGGAGAATTGATAATTGCCAATGACGGAGAAAAGCAATTACCGATTATTAATCAGCAATCTCCAATTTTGAGTGTTACAGAACTCAATCAACACTACACCATCGAACCTAACTTTATCGAACGACTATTTAACACACAAGCACAGACAATTAAAGCAGTAGATGGAATCAACTTAGATATTTATCCAGGAGAAATTCTCGGCTTAGTCGGCGAATCAGGTTGTGGTAAAAGTACACTATCACGAACAATATTGCAACTAATTCGTCCCACTAGTGGCAAAGTTGAGTTTTTAGGACAAGATTTAACTAAACTGTCGCGTCAAGAAATTCGTTCTTCACGGCGACAAATACAAATGGTTTTTCAAGACCCTCATGCTTGTCTCAATCCAGCGATGACAGTGGGACAAAGTATCGCCGATCCTTTATTTATTCACAATTTAGCCAATCCTGCTAAAGCAAAAGAACAGGTTTTGTGGATGCTAAATAAAGTTGGTTTAACACCGCCAGAAGTGTATTATGAGCGTTATCCGTCAGATTTGTCTGGTGGACAACAACAACGAGTAGCGATCGCTCGTGCTTTGATTACTCACCCTAAACTCTTAATCTGCGATGAACCAGTGAGTATGTTAGACTCCAGTGTGCAGTCGCAAGTGCTAGATTTGATGTTGCAATTAAAGGAAGAGTTTAAGCTAACTTATCTATTTATCACTCACGATCTTTGGCTAGCTCGATTTTTGTGCGATCGTATTGCCGTGATGAATGGCGGAAAAATTGTCGAACTTGGTCTGACAAAAAAGATTTTTGCCAATCCTCAGCACCCTTATACCAAAACTTTACTAGCTGCTGCTCCCTTACTAGCACGCGCTTAA
- a CDS encoding SLBB domain-containing protein, which translates to MLNKSLSKFLTQPVVGMALLTAVNAAVSSASLAQGQQLPPTTQPPTTQTQIDTNYSLGGGDLIRVNVFEVPEYTGEYQIPPGGAINLPLIGSVSVLGLTAEQASDEIARRYARFLKRPLISVNLLSPRPINIFVAGEVTRPGAYTLSLSGGAGNNPGVQYPTVLAALTTAQGVTLAADVTQVQLRRKIGRSSEQTVTVNLKELIQTGRLSQDITLRDGDTIVVPTATNFNVAESRNLFAANFAASQTTPRTVTIIGEVNRPGSYLVTPGNTDNQQGAANTGAGSPTGLPNVTRVIQLAGGITAQADVRNLRLRRPTRTGSEQAIDINLWQLLQSGDASQDIIVQDGDTIVIPTATEINPAEATQLATTTLSPTRIQVGVVGEVKNPGLTDVQPNSSLNQAILAAGGFNDARASSDAVDLIRLNPNGSVTKRIVKVDFSAGINEQTNPILRNNDVVVVNRSGSAKTGDTVNTITGPLGVIFNLLNLFGL; encoded by the coding sequence ATGCTTAACAAAAGTTTGTCTAAATTCCTAACTCAGCCAGTTGTGGGTATGGCTTTGTTAACTGCTGTCAATGCAGCTGTGTCATCTGCTAGTCTAGCTCAGGGACAACAATTACCACCAACTACACAACCACCAACCACGCAAACACAAATAGATACGAATTACTCATTAGGAGGCGGGGATCTCATTCGTGTAAATGTATTTGAAGTACCTGAGTACACAGGTGAATATCAAATTCCCCCAGGTGGAGCAATCAACCTACCTTTAATTGGTAGTGTGTCAGTCCTGGGACTAACAGCTGAACAGGCATCTGACGAAATTGCTAGAAGATATGCTCGCTTCCTCAAACGCCCCTTGATCTCAGTCAATCTATTATCACCTCGTCCCATCAATATTTTCGTTGCCGGCGAGGTGACACGTCCAGGAGCTTATACTCTGAGCTTGAGCGGAGGAGCCGGAAACAATCCAGGCGTACAATACCCGACTGTATTAGCTGCATTAACAACAGCGCAAGGGGTAACTTTAGCTGCGGATGTAACTCAAGTTCAATTACGACGTAAAATAGGACGTTCTTCAGAGCAAACCGTCACCGTTAATTTGAAGGAACTCATTCAAACAGGCAGGTTATCACAGGATATTACCTTGCGGGATGGAGATACTATAGTTGTGCCGACTGCAACCAATTTCAACGTGGCAGAATCCCGCAACTTATTTGCAGCTAACTTTGCCGCCAGCCAAACCACACCTCGCACAGTAACAATTATTGGTGAAGTTAACCGTCCCGGTTCGTATCTTGTCACCCCAGGCAACACAGATAACCAGCAAGGCGCAGCCAATACTGGCGCTGGCAGTCCCACAGGTCTACCAAATGTAACGCGGGTAATTCAACTAGCTGGGGGAATTACAGCACAGGCTGATGTTCGTAATCTCAGGCTACGCCGACCTACAAGAACTGGTTCAGAACAAGCTATAGATATTAATCTTTGGCAACTATTGCAGAGTGGTGATGCTAGTCAAGACATCATCGTACAAGACGGAGATACGATTGTTATTCCGACAGCGACTGAAATCAACCCGGCAGAAGCAACTCAATTAGCTACCACTACTTTGTCTCCTACACGAATTCAAGTTGGTGTAGTAGGCGAAGTTAAAAACCCAGGGTTAACAGACGTTCAGCCAAATAGCTCTTTAAATCAAGCTATACTCGCTGCTGGCGGATTTAATGATGCTAGAGCTAGTAGTGATGCTGTTGATTTGATTCGCCTTAACCCTAATGGATCTGTCACTAAACGTATAGTAAAAGTGGATTTCTCGGCTGGGATTAATGAGCAAACCAATCCCATACTCCGTAATAATGATGTTGTAGTAGTAAATCGATCTGGTTCAGCGAAGACTGGCGATACCGTAAACACTATAACTGGCCCTTTAGGTGTTATCTTTAATCTTCTGAACTTGTTCGGACTCTAA
- a CDS encoding transposase — translation MAKSGKKTFGLDQFYNGSHNRVERGLEVSLVAVVDVETEVGYALLAEQTVFQGECPDLTRMDYYLHHLEIAQPQLPPQVRYLAVDGAYAKEPFVTGVRALKLDVISKLRRDANLRYVFEGEQKARGAKRKYDGKVDLADPTRLTMVRELQSRVKLYTAIVWHVSLKRKIRLAYVLDHRKPNKPSYAVLFSTDINQSADEIYRFYKLRFQIEFIFRDAKQFTGLSDCQARDVKKLDFHFNASFAALNLAKLDAHRQQVGQKPFVFSMASVKRRALNDHLLDTFISTLGLSPTVIKSHPNYQNLRSYGVIAA, via the coding sequence ATTGCCAAAAGCGGGAAAAAAACCTTTGGCCTTGACCAATTTTATAATGGCAGTCACAATCGAGTCGAGAGAGGATTAGAAGTGTCCTTGGTGGCGGTAGTAGACGTAGAAACTGAAGTGGGCTATGCCCTGCTTGCCGAACAAACCGTATTCCAAGGCGAATGTCCAGACCTGACGCGGATGGACTACTATCTCCACCACCTGGAAATTGCTCAACCTCAACTACCTCCCCAAGTTCGCTACCTTGCTGTGGATGGAGCATACGCCAAGGAACCATTTGTCACGGGGGTGAGGGCGCTCAAGCTGGATGTGATTAGTAAACTGCGGCGAGACGCGAATCTGCGATATGTGTTCGAGGGTGAACAGAAAGCGCGGGGAGCTAAACGCAAATATGATGGCAAAGTTGATCTAGCCGACCCTACTCGCTTGACTATGGTACGCGAACTGCAATCAAGGGTCAAACTCTATACAGCAATTGTATGGCACGTTTCACTCAAGCGCAAAATCCGCCTGGCTTATGTACTTGACCACCGTAAGCCTAACAAACCGAGTTATGCTGTCTTATTCTCGACAGATATCAACCAATCGGCAGACGAGATTTATCGTTTCTACAAACTGCGCTTTCAAATCGAATTTATTTTCCGTGATGCTAAACAATTTACTGGACTGAGTGATTGTCAAGCCCGTGATGTTAAAAAGCTTGACTTTCATTTCAATGCTAGTTTTGCCGCCTTAAATCTTGCCAAGCTTGATGCTCATCGACAGCAGGTGGGCCAAAAACCCTTTGTCTTTTCAATGGCGAGTGTCAAGCGACGGGCACTCAATGACCATTTGCTCGACACCTTTATTTCAACGTTAGGACTCTCCCCGACTGTAATTAAATCCCATCCTAACTACCAAAACCTACGTTCCTACGGCGTTATTGCTGCCTAA
- a CDS encoding right-handed parallel beta-helix repeat-containing protein yields the protein MMIHGFGFLSLSASLVLPWALTGLVQGKAITESLFKDVRRSSTDQKMQLPNRKLISQVSTATTYYVSATGNDRNGGRTTSSAFKTIQRAADLTKPGDTVMIMNGEYKNEPDRGTVLGIKRSGTAKAWIKFQAYPGHSPKIKHNTWSGISLADGVSYIEINGLEVIGNTASVTRAYALSQQYKLSNPLTNGNCILIDGRKRTVHHINILNNKVHNCPGGGIAVVAADYVKADNNTVFNTSWYSPYGNSGISFFLNADYDNNRGYKHFITNNRVYNNRQYIRTLSSKRISDGGGIIVDSSQGGKNGGYKGRTLIANNISYNNGGQGIIAHESNHVDIVNNTVYGNGQSPELSKVQLAAGYSNDVKIYNNIIHGFPGQQVNKNMRNKNVIYDYNLYPKGAVSVVGGIHDVVGDPQFINPSAGDFRLRSKSAAINKGYYWKDVKTDHAGKPRPANKFTIGAYQ from the coding sequence ATGATGATTCATGGTTTCGGTTTTCTCAGTTTGAGCGCATCTCTTGTGCTTCCTTGGGCATTAACAGGTCTGGTTCAAGGAAAGGCAATAACAGAGTCTTTATTTAAAGACGTTCGCCGATCATCCACTGATCAGAAAATGCAACTACCTAACCGCAAGCTGATCAGTCAGGTTTCAACTGCGACAACATACTATGTTAGTGCTACCGGAAACGACAGAAATGGCGGACGCACTACCTCATCAGCCTTTAAGACAATTCAAAGGGCAGCAGACCTTACCAAACCTGGTGACACGGTAATGATTATGAACGGGGAATACAAGAATGAACCCGATCGTGGGACTGTACTAGGTATTAAACGTTCTGGAACTGCCAAAGCATGGATTAAATTTCAAGCATATCCTGGGCATTCTCCAAAAATTAAGCACAATACATGGAGTGGTATCTCTTTGGCAGATGGAGTTTCATATATTGAGATCAACGGGCTGGAGGTAATAGGGAACACTGCAAGTGTAACCCGTGCTTATGCATTAAGTCAGCAGTATAAGCTATCAAATCCACTTACAAACGGAAACTGCATACTCATTGACGGACGCAAACGTACTGTTCATCACATAAATATTCTGAACAACAAAGTGCATAACTGTCCAGGAGGAGGCATCGCAGTAGTTGCGGCTGATTATGTGAAGGCGGATAATAACACAGTGTTTAATACCTCCTGGTATAGTCCCTATGGTAATAGCGGCATTTCGTTCTTTCTGAATGCAGATTATGACAATAACCGGGGATACAAGCACTTCATAACAAACAACAGAGTCTACAATAACCGCCAGTACATTCGCACTCTTTCATCCAAAAGAATCTCAGACGGTGGTGGCATTATTGTCGATTCTTCACAAGGGGGTAAAAATGGTGGATACAAGGGACGGACTTTAATTGCAAACAACATTAGCTACAACAATGGGGGTCAGGGTATTATTGCTCATGAGAGTAACCATGTAGATATTGTCAACAACACGGTATATGGGAACGGGCAAAGCCCAGAGCTTTCAAAAGTGCAACTAGCTGCTGGTTATTCAAATGATGTCAAAATTTACAATAACATTATCCATGGTTTTCCTGGTCAACAGGTGAACAAAAACATGAGAAATAAGAATGTTATTTATGACTACAATCTTTACCCCAAAGGTGCCGTGAGTGTTGTGGGGGGAATTCACGATGTTGTTGGAGATCCACAGTTCATAAATCCCTCAGCTGGTGACTTTAGACTCAGATCAAAAAGTGCGGCAATCAATAAGGGTTACTATTGGAAGGATGTGAAAACTGATCATGCCGGAAAGCCTCGTCCTGCTAATAAGTTTACTATTGGGGCATACCAATAG
- a CDS encoding GumC family protein has translation MSEKSMESRESIDLDLNRYLLILKRWCVPAITIFVATVLLSAISTKFMKSDYEAEGKLLFRIPSFKVGGNNLSPGSSEGGDSGDLKPLVATQNPISSQIEVISSPTLLQRTIDKLQLKDNEGKALEVRSLQKALNLKIIGGTDVLRISYSSPDPEEAAAVVNTIMNFYLENDILTNRSEAGATRQFMARQLPKTQAAVNNAEVALRIFKQKNQIADLSEETRSAVGTIGNLDNEINTVKAQLDEVNAQTNELRQKVELNSQQAIAVSALSQSPPVQAVLTQLQDTERQLAVERSRFLDDNPVIINLEAKKTNLKSLLQQQIGQTVGNQRQLPQSLLQIGELRQSLIQSFLQSEIQRFGLTQKLSSLYNSRSSYEQRVKLIPQLAQNQRELERKVEVAESTYQTLLKKVQELQLVENTNTASSRIIAQALVPKDPVIGKKIIVLVLGVMFGLFFATTTVLFLSMRDRSLKTLKEVRDVLGYPLLGIVPLSVKKVRSRYSNAESTLQQIAVRDTPHSLTSEMYRMIQANLKFLSSDKVLKTIVVTSAVPKEGKSTVSANLAAAIAQLGRQVLLIDADMRVPSQHHLWQLTNSVGLSEVIVGQAEFDITVSKVMDNLDVLTAGVRPPNPLALLDSKRMASLIENLSSQYNYDFVIIDAPPLLLAADALTLSQMTDGILLVARPGVIDSNSAAAAREMLERSSHNVLGLVVNGIIDKNESNSYFNHAKEYFTYQDLTKEVKQQKRIPDKSSV, from the coding sequence ATGTCAGAAAAATCTATGGAATCTAGAGAATCTATTGATTTAGACCTTAATCGTTACTTATTGATATTGAAGCGGTGGTGCGTACCTGCTATCACTATATTTGTGGCTACAGTTCTTTTGAGTGCCATATCTACAAAGTTTATGAAGTCAGACTATGAAGCGGAAGGAAAGCTGTTATTCAGAATTCCTTCTTTCAAAGTAGGAGGAAATAATCTTTCGCCTGGTTCCTCTGAAGGGGGAGACTCAGGAGATTTAAAACCCTTAGTAGCAACTCAAAATCCTATAAGTAGTCAGATAGAAGTTATCTCTTCCCCTACTTTGTTGCAGCGAACAATAGATAAGCTACAACTCAAAGACAACGAAGGTAAAGCTCTGGAAGTGCGATCGCTACAAAAAGCCCTGAACCTAAAAATTATTGGTGGGACAGATGTATTGCGAATTAGCTATAGCAGCCCTGATCCAGAAGAAGCAGCGGCAGTGGTCAACACAATAATGAATTTTTATTTAGAAAATGATATTCTGACAAATCGCTCCGAGGCAGGAGCAACTCGTCAGTTTATGGCCAGACAGCTTCCTAAAACTCAAGCCGCTGTTAATAATGCGGAAGTAGCACTACGTATATTTAAACAAAAGAATCAGATTGCAGATTTATCGGAGGAAACAAGATCAGCAGTTGGGACTATTGGAAATCTAGACAATGAGATTAATACTGTTAAGGCTCAACTAGATGAGGTAAATGCCCAAACAAATGAACTGCGCCAAAAAGTAGAGCTAAATTCTCAGCAAGCGATCGCTGTGAGTGCGCTCAGTCAGTCACCCCCAGTACAGGCAGTTCTAACACAACTTCAAGACACTGAACGGCAGTTAGCCGTTGAGCGTAGCCGTTTTCTAGATGATAACCCCGTAATTATTAACCTAGAAGCAAAAAAAACTAATTTAAAATCTCTCCTACAACAGCAAATTGGTCAGACTGTTGGCAATCAAAGACAACTTCCTCAAAGTCTATTGCAGATTGGAGAACTCAGACAAAGCCTGATACAAAGTTTTCTGCAATCAGAAATACAGCGCTTTGGCTTAACTCAAAAACTCTCCTCTTTATATAATTCTCGTTCTAGCTACGAACAGCGGGTGAAACTCATACCCCAATTAGCACAAAATCAGCGGGAGTTAGAACGAAAAGTTGAAGTTGCAGAATCTACTTATCAAACTCTATTGAAAAAGGTTCAAGAACTACAGTTAGTTGAAAATACAAATACAGCTAGTTCTCGGATTATTGCTCAGGCTTTAGTACCTAAAGATCCAGTAATAGGCAAAAAAATAATTGTTTTAGTCCTAGGAGTAATGTTCGGTTTATTTTTTGCCACTACAACTGTCCTCTTCTTATCTATGAGAGATAGATCTCTTAAAACACTTAAAGAAGTAAGAGATGTATTGGGATATCCTTTGTTGGGAATTGTGCCTTTATCTGTTAAAAAGGTTCGTTCCCGTTATTCAAACGCAGAATCAACTCTTCAACAAATTGCTGTCAGAGATACTCCTCACTCTTTGACGAGTGAAATGTATCGGATGATTCAAGCTAATCTGAAATTCCTGAGTTCAGACAAAGTACTCAAAACTATCGTTGTAACTAGTGCAGTTCCAAAAGAGGGCAAGTCTACAGTTTCAGCTAATTTGGCTGCGGCGATCGCTCAACTAGGACGCCAAGTTTTATTAATTGATGCAGATATGCGAGTTCCTTCTCAGCATCATTTGTGGCAATTAACAAATTCAGTTGGTTTAAGCGAAGTTATTGTAGGTCAGGCTGAATTTGACATTACTGTATCTAAGGTAATGGACAACCTTGATGTTTTAACAGCTGGAGTTAGACCTCCTAACCCGCTTGCTTTGCTTGACTCAAAACGGATGGCATCACTAATTGAAAATTTATCATCTCAATATAACTATGATTTTGTAATTATTGATGCTCCTCCCCTCCTTTTAGCAGCTGATGCTTTGACTTTAAGCCAAATGACTGATGGGATTTTGTTAGTAGCCCGACCTGGGGTAATTGATTCTAACAGTGCAGCTGCCGCTCGAGAAATGCTCGAGAGATCCAGTCACAACGTTTTAGGTTTAGTTGTTAATGGCATCATTGATAAAAATGAATCTAATAGTTATTTCAACCATGCTAAAGAATACTTTACTTACCAAGATTTGACAAAAGAAGTTAAGCAACAAAAACGTATTCCGGATAAAAGCTCTGTATAA
- a CDS encoding glycosyltransferase family 4 protein, translated as MHRTKTINIILLGPSLLQQGGISNYEKLFLEYAPSEVNIRHIITYEDGTTAIKIIIFLKAICKFLWVLASEEVDIVQLQISQHGSVLRQGIMALLAWIFSKPIILHAHGSQFHLFYAGLPNWIKKLVNWIFCKCQRLIVLSESWKSFYIENLGLKPEQVVVFYNPVKIPAEVPHRSVSKKVNLLFLGRIGQRKGAFDLIKAFSILPTEYKTRSSMIMAGDGDIEQARNLVTTLNLEDYIKLPGWIGSDDRDILLTEADVFVLPSYNEGLPLSMLEAMAWELAVVVTPVGGIPEIVTQSENGLIVNPGNVEELADTVKSLIENEALRLSLGTKARTSVFPLDIKNHWLSLLDLYNSMLNSDDQ; from the coding sequence ATGCATCGGACTAAAACTATCAATATTATTCTGCTAGGCCCTAGCTTACTTCAGCAGGGTGGCATTTCCAATTACGAAAAACTTTTTTTAGAATATGCTCCTTCGGAAGTCAATATACGTCATATTATTACTTACGAAGATGGAACTACAGCGATCAAAATAATAATATTTTTGAAAGCCATATGTAAATTTTTGTGGGTGTTAGCAAGCGAAGAGGTTGATATTGTTCAACTTCAAATCTCACAGCATGGCAGTGTTTTACGGCAAGGGATTATGGCGCTTTTAGCTTGGATATTTAGTAAGCCTATAATCCTACACGCTCACGGTAGCCAATTTCATCTTTTCTATGCTGGGCTTCCTAATTGGATAAAAAAATTAGTGAATTGGATATTTTGTAAGTGCCAACGCTTAATTGTATTATCCGAAAGTTGGAAAAGCTTCTACATCGAAAATCTTGGTCTTAAACCCGAGCAAGTTGTAGTTTTTTATAATCCAGTAAAAATTCCTGCTGAAGTTCCACACCGTTCAGTCTCTAAAAAAGTCAACTTACTTTTTTTAGGGCGAATTGGTCAACGTAAAGGAGCATTTGATTTAATAAAAGCTTTTTCTATTTTACCTACTGAATATAAAACTAGATCAAGTATGATCATGGCAGGAGATGGAGATATAGAACAAGCACGCAATTTAGTTACGACCTTGAATCTAGAAGATTATATAAAATTGCCTGGCTGGATAGGGTCAGATGATCGTGATATTCTTTTAACTGAAGCAGATGTTTTTGTATTGCCCTCTTACAATGAAGGTCTTCCATTATCAATGCTGGAAGCGATGGCTTGGGAGTTAGCAGTAGTAGTCACACCAGTAGGAGGCATACCTGAAATAGTTACTCAATCTGAAAATGGATTAATCGTCAATCCAGGTAATGTTGAGGAGTTAGCAGATACTGTGAAGTCTTTAATTGAAAATGAGGCTTTGAGGCTTTCTCTAGGAACTAAGGCGAGAACAAGTGTTTTTCCTCTTGATATCAAGAATCATTGGCTTTCTCTACTTGATTTGTATAATTCAATGTTAAATTCAGATGATCAATAA
- a CDS encoding O-antigen ligase family protein: MKKLLIFGENGFAIVALLMYSGAILTVILSGGAGQSDIVEYDSSLIRIIFFFIYAVTLFLLVLRWKKTLYFIVQAKDIWLYSLVMLTVVSIAWSFSPSSTLKDSFTLINSSLFGLYFASRYTLKQQLNLLALNFGIIIVLSFIFAIALPKYGIQNDIGSGKWRGVFTHKNGLGAKMVTSSMVFFILGYQARRRSWLFWVGFSLSILLLILAASTSSLLNLLILIFAFFTFLIWRLPYQVMIPTLIMMATISQSLYFWFSNNANVLFSAIGKDSTLTGRTDIWQLTIDMIWKHPWLGYGYSGFWHGWDGESAYIWRIVGWPVSHPHNGYLALCVDLGFLGLGLFFLGFWRSYVRGFACVRGSKTALDVWPLIHMTYIALASTTESALLESNSLNWMLYVAVSLSVRIKR; this comes from the coding sequence ATGAAAAAATTACTAATTTTTGGGGAAAATGGATTCGCGATTGTAGCTTTGCTGATGTATTCAGGGGCAATCCTAACTGTCATTCTGTCAGGAGGAGCAGGACAGAGTGATATAGTAGAATATGATAGCTCCTTAATTCGGATAATTTTTTTCTTCATCTACGCAGTTACCTTATTTCTACTAGTTTTGCGTTGGAAGAAAACTCTTTATTTTATTGTCCAAGCTAAAGATATTTGGCTTTATTCTTTGGTTATGTTGACAGTTGTTTCTATTGCTTGGTCTTTTTCCCCATCATCAACATTAAAAGATAGTTTTACCCTAATTAATTCCAGCTTATTTGGTCTGTATTTTGCATCAAGGTATACCTTAAAACAGCAATTAAATTTACTTGCTTTGAACTTTGGTATTATTATAGTTTTGAGTTTCATTTTTGCTATAGCCTTGCCTAAATACGGGATACAAAACGACATTGGTAGCGGAAAGTGGCGTGGAGTTTTCACCCACAAAAACGGTCTGGGAGCTAAAATGGTAACAAGTAGTATGGTTTTTTTTATTCTTGGTTATCAAGCTCGAAGACGTAGTTGGCTTTTCTGGGTCGGGTTTAGCTTATCAATACTACTCTTAATCCTTGCCGCTTCCACTTCATCTCTACTTAATTTATTAATTTTAATATTTGCATTTTTTACTTTCCTAATTTGGCGTTTGCCATACCAGGTTATGATACCAACTCTAATAATGATGGCAACTATCAGCCAAAGTTTATATTTTTGGTTTTCTAATAATGCTAATGTCCTGTTCAGTGCAATTGGGAAAGATTCGACACTCACGGGTCGAACAGACATCTGGCAATTAACGATCGATATGATTTGGAAACATCCTTGGCTTGGTTATGGTTATAGCGGATTCTGGCACGGATGGGATGGCGAATCTGCTTATATTTGGCGCATAGTTGGATGGCCGGTAAGCCACCCCCACAATGGTTATCTGGCTCTTTGCGTAGATTTGGGCTTTTTAGGGTTAGGGTTATTCTTTTTAGGATTTTGGCGCAGTTATGTGCGAGGATTCGCTTGCGTGCGTGGTAGTAAAACAGCATTAGATGTTTGGCCACTTATACACATGACATATATAGCTTTAGCTAGTACTACTGAATCTGCATTGCTGGAATCTAATAGTTTGAATTGGATGCTCTATGTAGCAGTCTCTCTCTCAGTGAGAATTAAGAGATGA